In one window of Bradyrhizobium diazoefficiens DNA:
- a CDS encoding helix-turn-helix transcriptional regulator, producing MKIADAAARLEALGNRTRLQIYRALVRAGRSGMPVGRLQDKLKIPASTLSHHIKSLVAVGLVSQVRESTTLVCHANYDAMQGLVDFLVAECCADEAECGGAQSAA from the coding sequence ATGAAGATCGCCGACGCGGCAGCTCGCCTCGAAGCGCTGGGTAACCGGACCCGGCTTCAGATCTATCGCGCCCTTGTCCGGGCTGGACGGTCCGGCATGCCCGTCGGACGCTTGCAGGACAAGCTGAAGATCCCGGCATCGACGCTGTCCCACCACATCAAGTCCCTGGTCGCGGTCGGGCTCGTCAGCCAGGTCCGCGAATCCACGACGCTGGTTTGCCATGCGAACTACGACGCGATGCAGGGCCTGGTCGATTTCCTGGTCGCGGAGTGCTGCGCGGACGAAGCCGAGTGTGGGGGTGCGCAGTCGGCGGCCTGA
- a CDS encoding DUF1254 domain-containing protein — protein MIRLLFTIVAGVVLGLVVHLVSVLALPRIATQDAYSRLTPMTKLNAVTQLPLADPNTSPMPFMDPAFAVAICRYDLSGGPIKLTVPVSQAYTSLSFYTRNEIAYYAINDRSAGKKVIELDLMTQAQHDELPEDEEITAADRLIIDSPSTSGLIVMKALAAEPGLMPQAQASLQAATCAPQTEAPAKAEAPRGRR, from the coding sequence ATGATCCGGCTCCTGTTCACGATCGTCGCCGGCGTGGTGCTGGGCCTCGTGGTCCATCTCGTCAGCGTGCTGGCGCTGCCCCGGATCGCAACTCAGGACGCCTATTCGCGGCTGACGCCGATGACCAAGCTCAACGCGGTCACGCAGCTTCCCCTCGCCGATCCCAACACCTCGCCGATGCCGTTCATGGATCCGGCCTTTGCGGTGGCGATCTGCCGTTACGATCTGTCGGGCGGACCGATCAAGCTCACCGTGCCGGTGAGCCAGGCCTATACCTCGCTGTCATTCTACACCCGCAACGAGATCGCCTATTACGCGATCAACGACCGCTCGGCCGGCAAGAAGGTGATCGAGCTCGACCTGATGACGCAGGCACAGCACGACGAGCTGCCCGAGGACGAAGAGATCACCGCGGCCGACCGCCTGATCATCGATTCCCCGAGCACGAGCGGCCTGATCGTGATGAAGGCGCTCGCCGCGGAGCCCGGCCTGATGCCGCAGGCGCAGGCCTCGCTTCAGGCTGCGACCTGCGCGCCGCAGACCGAGGCGCCGGCGAAGGCCGAGGCCCCGCGCGGCCGGCGCTGA
- a CDS encoding NAD(P)-binding domain-containing protein has protein sequence MSDGKTVAVVGAGPVGLAAAAHVLERGMSPIVLEAGPGAGHTMRQWQHVQLFSPWEYNVDKAAVRLLAPTGWNSPEPQAYPTGGEFLEKYLEPLATRTPLREVIRTSSRVSAISRVGFDKAKTRGREQVPFEIRYQNGKGAEVLRADAVIDTSGTWFSPNPAGRNGLPAIGEHECAAHIAYGMPDVRGAGRSRYAGKTVAVLGAGHSAVGTLIDLVHLADEVPGTRPVWLLRGADPAKAFGGGQNDQLAARGELGTAFAALVASGKIEVETEFGVTHLSESEGRLEIAAGSCCGARSVVVDELIVSTGFRPDFSFLSELRLRLDPAIEAPVALAPLIDPNEHSCGTVRPHGARELAHDEPGFYLAGMKSYGRAPTFLMMTGYEQVRSIAAELAGDKAAAARLELVLPETGVCTRGGVESAEAASGCCGGPAKEESSACCAADETARKAGASGCGCK, from the coding sequence ATGAGCGACGGAAAGACGGTCGCCGTCGTCGGGGCAGGGCCCGTCGGCCTCGCCGCAGCTGCGCATGTGCTGGAGCGAGGCATGTCACCCATCGTGCTGGAAGCCGGACCAGGGGCCGGACACACGATGCGCCAGTGGCAGCACGTCCAGTTGTTCTCGCCCTGGGAGTACAATGTCGACAAGGCCGCCGTGCGTCTGCTCGCGCCGACCGGCTGGAATTCGCCGGAGCCTCAGGCCTATCCGACCGGCGGCGAGTTTCTTGAGAAATATCTCGAGCCGCTCGCGACGAGAACGCCGCTGCGCGAGGTGATCCGGACGTCAAGCCGCGTCTCGGCCATCAGCCGTGTCGGCTTCGACAAGGCGAAGACGAGGGGACGCGAGCAGGTGCCTTTCGAAATCCGCTACCAGAACGGCAAGGGCGCTGAAGTGCTGCGCGCAGATGCCGTGATCGATACGTCGGGCACTTGGTTCTCTCCCAATCCGGCTGGCCGCAACGGTCTGCCGGCGATCGGCGAGCACGAATGCGCCGCGCACATCGCCTACGGCATGCCGGATGTCCGCGGTGCCGGTCGTTCCAGATATGCAGGCAAGACCGTTGCGGTTCTCGGTGCCGGTCACTCCGCGGTGGGCACGCTCATCGATCTCGTGCATCTCGCGGACGAGGTGCCGGGGACGCGACCCGTCTGGCTGTTGCGTGGCGCCGATCCTGCGAAGGCCTTCGGTGGCGGCCAGAACGACCAACTTGCCGCACGCGGTGAGCTCGGCACCGCCTTCGCCGCGCTGGTTGCTTCCGGGAAGATCGAGGTTGAGACCGAATTCGGCGTCACTCATCTTTCGGAATCCGAAGGTCGCCTCGAGATCGCGGCGGGCTCCTGCTGCGGCGCGCGAAGCGTGGTCGTGGACGAACTGATCGTGTCGACGGGCTTCCGTCCCGACTTTTCGTTCCTGTCCGAACTGCGTCTGCGGCTCGATCCGGCCATAGAGGCGCCGGTCGCACTGGCGCCGCTCATCGATCCCAACGAGCATAGCTGCGGGACGGTGCGCCCGCACGGCGCGCGCGAGCTTGCCCATGATGAGCCGGGCTTCTACCTGGCCGGCATGAAATCGTACGGCCGCGCCCCGACCTTCCTCATGATGACGGGCTATGAGCAGGTCCGATCGATTGCCGCCGAACTCGCCGGCGACAAGGCGGCAGCGGCGAGACTCGAGCTTGTGCTGCCGGAAACCGGCGTCTGCACGCGTGGTGGTGTCGAGTCGGCCGAGGCTGCATCAGGATGTTGCGGCGGCCCGGCAAAGGAAGAATCATCGGCCTGCTGCGCCGCCGACGAAACAGCCAGGAAGGCCGGTGCCTCGGGTTGTGGTTGTAAATGA
- a CDS encoding transglycosylase domain-containing protein: MVQNTPSNWKSRVRNFFLDLDARIDSSLFSSAKGIRELYERYSTFMDRFYVGRWKRWVFIEPLSEAATIGLGGMVLMLILAIPAFRETADEDWLKKSDLAVTFLDRYGNPIGSRGIKHNDSIPLEDFPDVLIKATLATEDRRFYDHFGIDIAGTARALVTNAQAGGVRQGGSSITQQLAKNLFLSNERTIERKINEAFLAVWLEWRLTKNEILKLYLDRAYMGGGTFGVDGAAHFYFNKSARDVTLAEAAMLAGLFKAPTKYAPHINLPAARARANVVLDNLVDAGFMTEGQVFGARRNPAFAVDRRDEASPNYYLDYAFDEMRKLVDTFPKSYTERVFVVRTAIDTNVQKAAEDAIENQLRQFGRDYHATQAATVVSDLDGGIRAMVGGRDYGASQFNRAVDAYRQPGSSFKPYVYTTALLNGFTPNSIVVDGPVCIGNWCPQNYGHSYSGPVTLTQAITRSINVVPVKLSIAIGQKEQPKAPNPAKIGRAKIVEVARRFGIKAPLPDTPSLPIGSDEVSVIEHAVAYATFPNRGKAVTPHAVLEVRTGAGDLVWRWDRDGPKPRQAIPPNIAADMAGMMSHVVSEGTARRAALDGIPTAGKTGTTNAYRDAWFVGYTGNFTCAVWYGNDDYSPTNRMTGGSLPAQTWHDIMLAAHQGVEVREIPGVGMGQKLPSQRVANAQANAAPKVLETKPGPPPVLTKRGADVLVRVEKLLDDAAKTATKAAADDGKQAKPASSTSALAFPQNYAAEENANTSTPRKN, from the coding sequence GTGGTCCAGAACACACCATCCAACTGGAAGAGTCGCGTCAGGAACTTCTTCCTGGACCTCGATGCGCGCATCGACTCCTCGCTGTTCTCGTCGGCCAAGGGCATCCGCGAGCTCTACGAGCGCTACTCGACCTTCATGGACCGCTTCTATGTCGGGCGGTGGAAGCGCTGGGTGTTCATCGAGCCGCTGTCGGAGGCCGCAACGATCGGCCTCGGCGGCATGGTGCTGATGCTCATCCTCGCCATCCCCGCCTTCCGCGAGACCGCGGACGAGGACTGGCTGAAGAAGTCCGACCTCGCGGTGACGTTCCTTGACCGCTACGGCAATCCGATCGGCAGCCGCGGCATCAAGCACAACGACTCGATCCCGCTGGAGGATTTTCCGGACGTGCTGATCAAGGCGACGCTCGCGACCGAAGACCGCCGCTTCTACGACCATTTCGGCATCGACATCGCCGGCACCGCCCGCGCGCTGGTCACTAACGCGCAGGCCGGTGGCGTCCGCCAGGGCGGCTCCTCGATCACCCAGCAGCTCGCCAAGAATCTGTTCCTGAGCAACGAGCGTACCATCGAGCGCAAGATCAACGAGGCGTTCCTCGCGGTCTGGCTGGAATGGCGCCTGACCAAGAACGAGATCCTCAAGCTCTATCTCGACCGCGCCTATATGGGCGGCGGCACCTTCGGCGTCGACGGCGCGGCGCATTTCTACTTCAACAAATCCGCCCGCGACGTGACGCTTGCGGAAGCCGCGATGCTCGCCGGCCTGTTCAAGGCGCCGACGAAATACGCGCCCCACATCAACCTGCCCGCCGCGCGCGCCCGCGCCAACGTCGTGCTCGACAATCTCGTCGATGCCGGCTTCATGACCGAGGGCCAGGTGTTCGGCGCCCGCCGGAATCCGGCCTTCGCCGTCGACCGCCGCGACGAGGCCTCACCGAACTATTATCTCGACTATGCGTTCGATGAGATGCGCAAGCTGGTCGACACCTTCCCGAAATCCTACACCGAGCGCGTCTTCGTGGTCCGTACCGCGATCGACACCAATGTGCAGAAGGCCGCGGAAGACGCGATCGAGAACCAGCTGCGCCAGTTCGGCCGCGACTATCACGCGACGCAAGCCGCGACCGTCGTCTCCGATCTCGACGGCGGCATTCGCGCCATGGTCGGCGGCCGCGATTACGGCGCGAGCCAGTTCAACCGCGCGGTCGACGCCTATCGCCAGCCGGGCTCGTCGTTCAAGCCTTACGTCTACACCACGGCGTTGCTGAACGGGTTCACGCCGAACTCGATCGTGGTCGACGGCCCGGTCTGCATCGGCAATTGGTGCCCGCAGAACTATGGTCATTCCTATTCCGGCCCGGTGACGCTGACGCAGGCGATCACGCGCTCGATCAACGTCGTGCCGGTGAAACTGTCGATTGCGATCGGGCAGAAGGAGCAGCCGAAGGCGCCGAACCCGGCCAAGATCGGCCGCGCCAAGATCGTCGAGGTCGCCCGCCGCTTCGGCATCAAGGCCCCCCTGCCCGATACGCCGTCGCTGCCGATCGGCTCCGACGAGGTCAGCGTGATCGAGCACGCGGTTGCGTATGCGACCTTCCCGAACCGCGGCAAGGCGGTGACGCCGCATGCGGTGCTGGAGGTGCGCACCGGCGCCGGCGATCTGGTGTGGCGCTGGGACCGCGACGGCCCGAAGCCGCGGCAGGCCATTCCGCCGAACATCGCCGCCGACATGGCCGGCATGATGAGCCACGTCGTCAGCGAAGGCACCGCGCGCCGCGCAGCGCTCGACGGCATTCCGACTGCGGGCAAGACCGGCACGACCAATGCGTATCGCGACGCCTGGTTCGTCGGCTACACCGGCAACTTCACCTGCGCGGTCTGGTACGGCAATGACGACTACTCGCCGACCAACCGCATGACCGGCGGCTCGCTGCCGGCGCAGACCTGGCACGACATCATGCTCGCGGCCCATCAGGGCGTCGAGGTCAGGGAGATTCCCGGCGTCGGGATGGGCCAGAAGCTGCCGTCGCAGCGAGTGGCCAACGCCCAGGCCAACGCCGCGCCGAAGGTGCTGGAGACCAAGCCCGGTCCGCCGCCGGTGCTGACCAAGCGCGGCGCCGACGTTCTGGTGCGCGTCGAGAAGCTGCTCGATGACGCGGCCAAGACCGCGACCAAGGCGGCTGCCGACGATGGCAAGCAGGCCAAGCCGGCGTCGTCGACGAGCGCGCTCGCCTTCCCGCAGAATTATGCGGCGGAGGAGAACGCGAACACGTCCACCCCGCGCAAGAACTGA
- a CDS encoding helix-turn-helix transcriptional regulator, with product METEEAVLALAALSQSTRLEAFRTLVKHEPDGLAAGDLARLLEVPPNTLSAHLSILTRASLVTSERHSRSIVYRANLVEFRDVAVFLLRDCCGGRPEVCEPVVDSLQACCSPKRKGRARV from the coding sequence ATGGAAACTGAAGAAGCTGTCCTTGCGCTCGCCGCCCTGTCCCAATCGACCCGCCTGGAGGCCTTTCGGACGCTGGTCAAACACGAGCCCGACGGCCTTGCCGCTGGCGATCTCGCACGCCTGCTGGAAGTCCCGCCGAACACATTGTCAGCCCATCTGTCGATCCTGACGCGCGCGAGTCTCGTGACCTCCGAGCGGCATAGCCGTTCGATCGTCTACCGCGCCAACCTGGTGGAATTCCGGGACGTCGCGGTTTTCCTGTTGCGTGATTGCTGCGGCGGGCGGCCGGAAGTTTGCGAGCCGGTCGTCGACAGCCTGCAAGCCTGCTGCTCTCCAAAACGAAAGGGGCGAGCCCGTGTCTGA
- a CDS encoding DUF1214 domain-containing protein produces MRLILTTLTALLIATVVGVGVTWMTTTRGTEIGALTIGPWTARPRTGTADVDPYSRATIVRNGELPIGTGDGVAFTATADDKKKPLDGRCDVVVSGVTPPARFWTLTLYDRKGHLVANALQRYGFTSQEIVRQSDGSFEIHIASRSRAGNWLPTGGIERYTLMLRFYDTPVGVATRTKRDAPMPAISTVGCS; encoded by the coding sequence GTGCGGCTGATCCTGACCACATTGACGGCCCTGCTGATCGCGACCGTGGTCGGCGTCGGCGTCACCTGGATGACGACGACGCGCGGCACCGAGATCGGCGCGCTGACCATCGGCCCCTGGACCGCGCGCCCGCGCACCGGCACCGCCGACGTCGATCCCTATTCGCGCGCCACCATCGTGCGCAACGGCGAGCTGCCGATCGGCACCGGCGACGGCGTCGCCTTCACCGCGACCGCCGACGACAAGAAGAAGCCGCTCGACGGCCGCTGCGATGTCGTCGTCTCAGGCGTGACACCGCCGGCACGGTTCTGGACGCTGACGCTGTACGACCGCAAGGGCCATCTCGTCGCCAACGCGCTGCAGCGCTACGGCTTCACCAGCCAGGAGATCGTGCGCCAGTCCGACGGCTCGTTCGAGATCCACATCGCCTCGCGCTCGCGCGCCGGCAACTGGCTGCCGACCGGCGGCATTGAGCGCTACACGCTGATGCTGCGCTTCTACGACACACCGGTCGGCGTGGCGACGCGGACCAAGCGCGACGCGCCGATGCCTGCGATTTCGACGGTGGGCTGCTCATGA
- a CDS encoding MFS transporter produces the protein MKPVLAGEATGSVAVVVGLGTAQTIAWASSYYLPAVLAVPIARDLGLAPTCVFAALSGALVISALLGPRVGHAIDRFGGRRLLAASNAVFAAGLLMLSAAHGMVLLIAAWMMLGIGMGMGLYEAAFATLTRIYGTGARKSITGITLIAGFASTVGWPLTTWLDAAYGWRAACQVWMVIHVCLALPLNLLLPRAAPLEPTARPASGGSPHPGRQSETFAMGVLAYMFAATSFVSSGMSAILPSMLVAFGATPAEALLAGTLVGPAQVGARLLEAGWLNRFHPLLSARLAALMNPIGVVALIAGGSVFAPAYTVLYGVGNGIITIARGTLPLVLFGPVGFGKRVGMISLPARLTGAAAPLALGLMVEHIGRGALWISALTSVSAFFALLFLRAAPTSRA, from the coding sequence ATGAAGCCGGTTCTTGCGGGCGAGGCGACCGGCTCAGTTGCCGTCGTCGTGGGGCTCGGCACCGCGCAAACCATTGCGTGGGCGTCGAGCTACTATCTTCCGGCCGTGCTTGCCGTTCCGATCGCGCGTGATCTCGGCCTTGCACCGACCTGCGTGTTCGCGGCGCTGTCGGGTGCGCTCGTCATCTCCGCACTTCTCGGCCCGCGCGTCGGGCATGCGATCGACAGGTTTGGCGGACGACGACTACTTGCTGCATCGAACGCCGTCTTCGCAGCAGGCTTGCTGATGCTGTCCGCCGCCCATGGCATGGTGTTGTTGATCGCCGCGTGGATGATGCTCGGGATTGGCATGGGTATGGGTCTTTACGAAGCGGCATTCGCGACGCTCACGCGCATCTACGGCACGGGCGCTCGAAAGTCGATCACCGGCATCACTTTGATCGCCGGCTTTGCGAGCACCGTCGGCTGGCCGCTTACGACCTGGTTGGATGCCGCGTACGGCTGGCGAGCGGCTTGTCAGGTCTGGATGGTGATCCACGTCTGCCTCGCCTTGCCGCTCAATCTTCTGCTGCCGCGTGCCGCGCCGCTCGAGCCGACCGCTCGACCGGCGTCAGGGGGGAGCCCACATCCCGGACGCCAGAGCGAGACTTTTGCGATGGGCGTTCTGGCTTACATGTTCGCGGCGACGAGTTTCGTCAGTTCGGGAATGTCGGCAATTCTGCCCTCGATGCTGGTCGCGTTCGGTGCGACGCCCGCCGAGGCCCTGCTTGCAGGAACCCTCGTCGGCCCAGCCCAGGTCGGCGCTCGCCTTCTCGAAGCCGGATGGCTCAACCGGTTTCATCCGCTGTTGTCGGCGAGGCTCGCGGCGCTGATGAATCCGATCGGCGTCGTCGCGCTGATCGCCGGAGGCTCGGTCTTTGCGCCGGCTTACACCGTCCTGTATGGAGTGGGCAACGGGATCATCACGATCGCGCGCGGCACGCTGCCCTTGGTGTTGTTTGGGCCGGTGGGATTTGGGAAGCGTGTGGGTATGATTTCGCTTCCGGCCCGGCTAACGGGTGCCGCCGCACCGCTGGCACTGGGGCTGATGGTCGAGCACATCGGGCGCGGTGCGCTGTGGATCAGCGCGCTCACTTCCGTCTCCGCGTTCTTCGCGCTTCTGTTCCTTCGTGCAGCACCGACCTCAAGAGCGTGA
- a CDS encoding MIP/aquaporin family protein, translated as MDNFDLLRRLAAEALGTAILVATVVGSGIMAETLTKDVALALLCNTLPTGAILVVLITVLGPISGAHFNPAVTLVFTGKRELPVNEAVLYVVAQIAGGIAGTMAAHLMFGLPLLDLSTKVRTGGPQWFAEAIAAFGLVATILGGIRFQRTAVPWLVGLYITAAYWFTASTSFANPAVAIARSLTNTFSGIRPTDLPGFILAELCGAFAGLLLMNWLLGHSDARGPVPIAETNR; from the coding sequence ATGGACAATTTCGACCTTTTGCGACGCCTCGCGGCCGAAGCACTCGGCACGGCCATTCTCGTCGCGACCGTCGTCGGCTCCGGCATCATGGCGGAGACGCTGACCAAGGACGTCGCGCTTGCGCTTCTCTGCAACACCCTGCCGACCGGCGCCATTCTCGTCGTCCTGATCACGGTGCTAGGTCCGATCTCCGGCGCGCATTTCAATCCGGCGGTCACGCTGGTCTTCACCGGCAAACGCGAGCTGCCGGTGAACGAAGCCGTGCTGTACGTGGTTGCGCAGATCGCCGGCGGCATCGCAGGAACGATGGCCGCGCATCTGATGTTCGGATTGCCCCTGCTCGATCTCTCAACGAAGGTTCGAACAGGCGGGCCGCAGTGGTTCGCCGAAGCCATCGCCGCCTTCGGGCTGGTCGCGACGATCCTTGGTGGTATCCGCTTTCAGCGGACGGCGGTCCCCTGGCTGGTCGGCCTTTACATCACGGCGGCCTATTGGTTCACGGCCTCCACGTCGTTCGCCAATCCGGCAGTGGCCATCGCGCGGTCTCTGACAAACACGTTCTCCGGCATTCGCCCCACGGACCTACCCGGATTCATCCTCGCGGAACTCTGCGGAGCGTTCGCCGGCCTGCTGCTGATGAACTGGCTGCTCGGACATTCCGATGCGCGCGGCCCTGTCCCAATCGCGGAAACAAACCGATGA
- the arsC gene encoding arsenate reductase (glutaredoxin) (This arsenate reductase requires both glutathione and glutaredoxin to convert arsenate to arsenite, after which the efflux transporter formed by ArsA and ArsB can extrude the arsenite from the cell, providing resistance.), whose protein sequence is MSVTIYHNPDCGTSRNTLAMIRQSGAEPTVVEYLKTPPTRETLKQLIAAMGISVRALLREKGTPYKELGLDDPKWTDDEMLDFMTRHPILINRPIVVTPKGTRLCRPSEAVIDLLNNPVGRFVKEDGEVVDIR, encoded by the coding sequence ATGAGCGTCACGATCTATCACAACCCCGACTGCGGCACCTCGCGCAACACGCTCGCGATGATCCGGCAGAGCGGCGCGGAGCCAACCGTCGTCGAATACCTCAAGACGCCGCCGACGCGCGAAACGCTCAAGCAACTGATCGCGGCGATGGGAATATCCGTCCGCGCGTTGCTGCGCGAGAAGGGAACGCCATACAAGGAACTTGGGCTGGACGATCCCAAATGGACCGACGATGAGATGCTCGACTTCATGACGAGGCATCCCATTCTGATCAATCGTCCGATCGTCGTGACCCCAAAGGGCACCCGATTGTGCCGCCCTTCCGAGGCCGTCATCGATCTCCTGAACAATCCCGTCGGGCGGTTCGTGAAGGAGGATGGCGAGGTGGTCGACATACGGTAA